A single window of Sphaerodactylus townsendi isolate TG3544 linkage group LG05, MPM_Stown_v2.3, whole genome shotgun sequence DNA harbors:
- the NRAS gene encoding GTPase NRas produces MTEYKLVVVGAGGVGKSALTIQLIQNHFVDEYDPTIEDSYRKQVVIDGETFLLDILDTAGQEEYSAMRDQYMRTGEGFLCVFAINNSKSFADINLYREQIKRVKDSEDVPMVLVGNKCDLPTRTVDTKQAQEVAKSYGIPFIETSAKTRQGVEDAFYTLVREIRQYRMKRLSSSEDGKQGCTRLSCLVM; encoded by the exons ATGACCGAGTACaagctggtggtggtgggagctgGTGGCGTTGGAAAAAGTGCCTTGACCATCCAGCTTATCCAAAATCACTTTGTGGATGAATATGATCCAACAATTGAG GACTCCTATCGGAAACAGGTAGTTATTGATGGAGAGACCTTTTTACTGGACATCCTGGACACTGCTGGGCAGGAAGAGTATAGTGCCATGAGGGACCAGTATATGAGAACTGGTGAAggctttctttgtgtttttgcTATTAACAACAGCAAATCATTTGCAGACATCAATCTTTACAG AGAGCAGATTAAGAGAGTGAAAGATTCAGAAGATGTACCAATGGTATTAGTGGGAAACAAATGTGACTTACCAACACGGACAGTAGATACCAAACAAGCTCAAGAAGTAGCCAAGAGCTATGGGATTCCCTTCATTGAGACATCTGCCAAAACAAGACAG GGTGTTGAAGATGCGTTTTACACACTGGTGAGAGAAATTCGCCAGTATCGGATGAAAAGGTTGAGCAGCAGCGAAGATGGGAAACAAGGGTGCACAAGGCTCTCGTGCCTGGTGATGTGA